A region of the Flintibacter sp. KGMB00164 genome:
AGCAGAACAGCCCCAGCAGAATGGCTCCCGTGCCGAAGCGGAAAGTGAGCAGCCAGAACACCGGGGTAGCATCCAGCGTATTTTTCATAATGAAGAAGGAGGTGCCCCAGATAAAAGCGGCCAAAAACAGCATGGGTTTGGCCAGCTTGCGGGAGAGGTTGGATTTCATTGCATTTCACTCCTGTACGAAGTTGCATTTTTACGGGAAACATGATAGGATACCGTTGCTTTGAACGTATTTCTCTCTTGGAGGTGAGATAGGTGGAGAGCCTGCCAAAGTCCTTTTATGACCGGGATACCGTGGAGGTGGCCCGGGACCTTTTGGGCAAATATCTGGTGCGGGAGTATGAGGACAAAACGCTGATATGCCGCATCATGGAGACGGAAGCCTATGTGGGGCGGATGGACAAGGCCTGCCACGCCTACGGGTATAAGCGTACGCCCCGCACCCAGACTCTTTTTGCGCCGCCGGGCACCGCCTACATCTATCTCATCTATGGAATGTATCACTGCCTCAATTTGGTGACCGAACCGGAGGGGGAACCATGCGCAGTATTGTTGCGAGGGGCGGTTCCCGTCCAAAACAGGGATATTATAGCAGACAATCGCTTTGGCCGCAAGGAAAATGAGCTTACCAGGTATCAAACCCGCCATTTTTTGG
Encoded here:
- a CDS encoding DNA-3-methyladenine glycosylase, translated to MESLPKSFYDRDTVEVARDLLGKYLVREYEDKTLICRIMETEAYVGRMDKACHAYGYKRTPRTQTLFAPPGTAYIYLIYGMYHCLNLVTEPEGEPCAVLLRGAVPVQNRDIIADNRFGRKENELTRYQTRHFLDGPGKLCKGLALTREENGLDLTVPPLYVCDGPAPDPAKIHVGPRVGIDYAEEAVDFPWRFWAEEDGYAVF